The nucleotide sequence TCCTTGGGTCCTCACCTTCAGTGTAAAAATGCTTGGTACAGGTAGTGAACAATCAGCACACTCCTGGTTCCCAGACAGACCTAGTCTGCACTGAACCAGGTCTCCATCTGGATCATGGGCCAAAAGCTGAAAATCCCTGGGACAATTTACTGGAACtcttgaggggagagagaggtagagagaggtagaaagagaggtagagagagagagaaagtgaacgagagagagaattatTTTTTAAGTAAACCCTCGTATTTAGTTCACTGGCTCACACAGATTAATAAAAATGATGAATGCAACTTACAGCAGAAGAGGTATGACTGTGGTCTGTGGGGATCTGTTGGCTGTCCCTGTGTCAGACCTCACTCCCAGATCCACCGTAGTTCTTAGTCTCCATGCTATACCCCCAACATAGGTGGTGATCCAGTTACCACCAGACAGTCTATAAACATGATTGTAAAGTATCTTACAGTTGCACAGGCATGGGACTTAACCGAGCAAATCCTATaaacatttacaaacatatGCTTGTGTAAAGTGTTCCCAGTTTCATTCAACACTTACTCAAGTATAAAAGGTAGGTtggtgtcaacatttctaatcaTGACTTCTTCCCACTGGCACCAGTCGCCACTGCTACTGTCCAGGTTATACAGAGCATTGCTGCTAATACTGCCACAATTTCCACTCTGACAATTCCACATGTTAGCCCAGGCTGAAGTGGAACACGTCGAGTGAAGGGCCAACTTGAAGCGAATGTCCACCTCCATCATTCAGTGAATGATTGCAAAAGTGAAACACACTTACAGTAAAATAATATTATTCTAGTTGGCTAGTGGCTTTAAATCAATTAGAGGGCGATATAACATACTGAAAAAGTTGAGTACAGTATAACTAGCGAGCACACACTTGAATCATTTATAACACATGACAAATATGACATACTTTCGCAACAGTAGCAGGCTCAATGCTAACTACATAATGGGCTTGATTTGTAATCTTACATCTAATTATCAAATAGGCAGTGAAATCCCAGACTGCATGAAATAAATGCCAACCAGTTACCAGTATCTTCCATTCAAAAACATGAGTCCTTGTCTGTGTTATTTAGAAGAAAGCAGACATCCACACTATAGTCAGATGTCTGTTTCTACTTTGTGGTCTTACTGTGTAGGATCCGTTTGCGTTGACTCCTTTGGGGTTAAAGGTCATGGTCCCTCCGTTGAAGTGGGAGGCTGAGGATCCAGAGAGCAGCAGTAACAGAGGCAGCAGGATGGTAGAGCCAGACATGGTGCCTACTGTATGTCAGGTGAATcagggaatcaggtggctgagcgattaggggatcgggcttgtaatctgaaggttgccagttcgattcccggccgtgccaaatgacgttgtgtccttgggcaaggcacttcaccctacttgcctcgggggaaatgtccctgtacttactgtaagtcactctggataagagcgtctgctaaatgactaaatgtaaatgtatgtgagcACCTCTGACTGCAGCCTTGGCTTTTAAACAAAAAGGCTGAGGAAAGAAAGACACGTTGGAATGGAGATAAACCTTTCTGTGGAACAGGGGCGTCatgggcaacaacaacaaaaataggAAAGGTGATCAGTTTCTATTGTTCATTTGAAGGGCACGTAAATGATAGCCTATAATGTCACTGTGTGGGAGTATTCACCTTGACGGAGTGGGCGCCTTGATTCTGGTTTGTGATCTGGGCAGACTACAGCCTGTGCTGGGAAGGTCTTACACGCAGAAGCaccaggggagagcaggggaatcTATCCAATAGCACCTCTTACTTTGTACAGTATGCTTATAGTCAAATCAGTCACACTACGAAATGCTACCAAATAAACCACAACTTATTTATAATACTGTGAATACATCGTTTTACAGATATATAGTTGCATTTTTACTGTTCTTTGTGAAATCATTAAGAAAACTAATATAAAACCAGTCTGCACAccaccaaggtgaattggtttagtcttgaccCTTGGTTGACAGTATTGAGTAATGGGCATGGGCGGCATATATAACAAAATCAGTCTGATGTAATGTTTATATAGCGCCAAAAAATAATTGCTTGCACTAAGCGAGCACGCATCGCCTTGGAAGTCCATATCTAAGCTCACACCAAACCTAGACTAGCTCCTAGGGGGGGGGCTAGGGCCCTGAGGTTAAGGCTGTCCTCACAGGCAATTCTAGGTATTAAAACTGGGGGTGCAAAAGAAAAACATGCTCAAAATTAATACCAGATCTTAAAATGTTAAATTAATCATTAGAGTACAACAAACCATGATAGAACATACAACTCTGAAATCACTTAACATTTTTATAAAAACACTTCATTGTTTTTTCAcattaatttgaaaatgtaaatgttttcatcCCAACAGTGCATTTGCACCCCCTGTACCCGCGGTAAAATCGCCTTTGGCTGTCCTTATACAATACATTTTGCAACTTTGTTAATGGTTATTTCCGAAGGGAGCcagcctttttatcattggttcccaATGGGGGTGATGGTGGCAACATAGTGGCGGCGTTACCTTTGTAAACTTTGCATTAGCACGTGTGACGTGTACCCGTCTGCAAAgctaacaatcactgccaccgctacgtCGCTACGTCtgcaatcactgccaccgctacgcCATAATGTGGTATTGGAAGCCTGTgtctttattttaaacaaaccTGAATCTAGGCAATATAAGAAACCCTCGGTTACAACTGTTTGCTTTGTTAGACGTAGCGACGGTCGCTAGATTTGTTAACATTACCTGgcactaatccccccccccataatCTACCTAGCTATCCACATAATGGCAGACGCATGGCGTAGCGGAGGCAGTGATTGTTTGCTTTGTTAGGCGTAGTGATGGTTGCTAGCTTTGTTAACATTACCTTAACAATCACCCCCCATAGAATACCTCTCTACTGGCTGCTACCTGgaacacatcatcacacacacacacacacacacacacacacacacacacacgcacacaggctgaCAGTTGAGGGTAACCCGTATTGTAGcagtgggggggaggaagaaatAAGTATTTAACACTCAAAATCTCCTGGGGGACAACCCCCAATCCCCCGCTTCATTATTTCCCCCTGACATGGGGGCCATTGCCAAGGTGTCCCGTATTGGACCACATTGGAGGTGGCAACCCTAGTGAGTTGCAAGCTCCATTCTCTTGGTGGAAACCGCTCAATcacttacagtgtgtgtgtctttgtgtatatGCAAGTGAACTtacttcatttctctctcctgttccagTTCGGCCTGCAAGCGAGCTAGATCATATTTGCTCAAGTCTGTCTCTCCCATCGTAGGCCACTAAGTTGCACTAATTACATGAAAAGTTTGTTCCTCTGGTATGCCATGGAAACCACCggggcccctgactgacaggaaaaaaaaaagaaaaactaatAGAAATTATAAACTTTTAATAAAAATTTTCATGGGGCCCAAAATTCTTGGCGGCGGCGCCCCTGGCCTGGCTATCCTATATCCTATTGCCTTGTTCCCTGGGCTCCCTTGTGGTAGCCTCATCCCCATGCCCATAACCTTACACCATTAATTAGATCCAgtattggtcatgtgacctaatTGCCAATCAATGCAAACGATTGCAGGTGTGTTTCACAAATGAGGGATTGCCTATGAGCAAGTGTGACTGTCCACATCCATCATTCAGGTTGGGAGGGTTAGCTCTGTGGTTAGAGAGCATGACTGCCGGTCAAGATATTTGATGTTCATATCCCCCCAAGGTGCTTTTGGATGAAAGCTTTCAATAGAACATGATGATGTTGAACATGTATCTCTAAAGTGGGCTTTTCTTAAAGATACATTTGAATTCCGAATAAACTGAGCAATGAGTCCCTGGTAGCCTAGTGGATAAGCATGGGTACCATGCAGGCTGCTCAtctgggtttgaatccagctGGGGGATGCAGTATGAGGTGAACACCCTGATTCCTTTCTGTCATGTAAAACACAATAGTCTTTAATGATGGGTGCTTTGAAACATTGCATGTGAACATTGCATGATACAAAAGAAAATACAGACAACTTGTACATATTGCCATTTATTAAAGACTGCCATTCAGTCAAGGTCAACTATTGCAAAATAATGTTGCTGGACCAGGGCTGAACGGTCTAGCAGGCATATGGTTATGAGAAAGAGATGTTCAAGCGCTGCTGGATCTGGCCTCCACAGAAAAGACAAGATGGCTGCCTGGAGGAgcactcctcacacaccaggTGACCACAGGGCATGAGGACCATGTGGACCCACTTGTCCCGACACACCTTACAGGTCCACTCCCACTTCAGACGCTGTAGCTCCTCTTGGTCTTGGATGGTTCGTCCCCCTGCAGGGGAACAGAGAAATGGGACTGAATGAAGCAATTAGTAGTCATGGTTTGATGATGTCCATAGCCACTGTGACAGAAATAGTGATGTTGTATATTTCATGAGAGGAGAAGACCACAAACTCCCATCTACTAATACCGACAGGAATACACATAATAATATAAAAACAATTATTTGAAACGGCAAATACCTGAGGCCTGGCTTGGAACACTGGGATTCTGGTCCCCATCATTGAAGGGTCTGACAGAACTCCTGTAAAATAAAGAGAATCAGACAATGTAATACTGAGATACACCATGGGACCGACAGATGTAATCCAGCTACTGTGCCTTGGGCATCTCTTTACATcaaggtttcattaactcctttGCAACTAAATAGCTATGGATAGTAGTAAAGTTGTAGTTACATAGGaactgctatgtagttacacttTATTAACATTAAGCTGTACACATTATTTCTattaaaattcagcagttttggAATGGGAAGGCTGAGATTGCGCTTGATAAACAACATCAACACATATATACTGCAGTTGCACTTGCAATGTTCTCAAATGATTGGCCTCTCTCCCATGGATGTCCATTAAGTGTTGTTGAAAGCAACCTCAGGAAAGAGGATATACTGACCCTGAATCTCGTGTTATAGGCCAagtgtcctccccctccacacaaggCAGGGCGCATGCCTCGTCGGTGCATTGTACTGGTACCTAAATACAACAATTACATTATTTTCTTACTGTAGGAGCCAAAATTAATGCGGTAAGCCCCGACATATGCAAACTTAGAGGAAAAGGCGTCAATGCAAGAGAAAGGCAAACGTGCAGCAGCGAGGAACACCGATAACCACAATCTTTAGTTAATCTTTGCAATCATTATTTTAATTTCAGTTTTGAACATCACGCTGTGTTGTTTACTAGTCTAACTTACATACAAGAGTTCTTTTGTATACATAAGTTCATTTACCTGATCCATTGTAAAACTTTTCAAGAGTAATGGCGGACTTGCGTGGCGCGGCGTGGCGCTCAGTGCCACGCCGCGTTTGAGCATTTGCGCATAACCGTTTTTGGGACATCAGAGTTGGTGCACCATTTCCATAATTATATAAAAATTAAATGTCCATAATTATATAAAAATTAAATGTCCATAATTATATACTTTTGATAAAAAACTAGCTAGTTATAACTTTttgtatataattatataaaggctgtatagccctttttacaagcaatgtcacagagggcttcaaatacgccatagaactgcccctcaaccaacctaaaccctcaagaaaGACAAGGCAAAACTCTCAGGATACTCAtttgagaaaaaattgaagaaaccttgggaggagaaattcagtgagggatcccctcctccagacacaATATTAACAATAATCAAAATACTTTTGATTAAAAACTAGCTAGTTATAACTAATTAAACATTAACTTACTCAGTTTTGTGGTTTGAGGTGTCCACCTTCCACGCCATCATAATAATCGGACTCCAACACGATTCCATTGGAAACTATAAAACTTTCAAGAAgaacatgtaaatgtatatcaTGTACAAATAATGACTATTTTTAAAGGTTAGAGTAGCAGACAAATGTTGTCTATCCTGCTAGCAACTGAAGTTTCTGACTGTTTCCTATTCACTCAATGGTGTGTTATGCATTTGTTGTTTGTTATGGAAACATGCAACCTGCAGCTTCCAGGTAGCAACCCTATCACACCACCACAAGATACACTACATGTAACACATTTCCAGACTTGACTTGTCATAAAAGGCATCTTCCAATGGCCCCTAATGTGAGAGCTTGCTGTAGTCTTCATATTTAATAAAATATGCCCACACGAACCTTGTGTTTGAACTGCAGACTCCACAGAGGAGACCCGACTTGCCAGGCACCATGGACCGCTGGCTGGCGAGGGAAAAAAATAATACGTTTTGCTTTTTTAAAGCGTTGGATACAGCCCATACATAGGGACATCTGCTGGTCAATTCATGATATGGCGACTGTATCACGTTATTGAACAAATTGAATTGAAATGATTGAATTTTTAACCAAATATGACGGAATTGCAGTTAATTTACCCTATGATGAAATCAGAGCAGGAATGTTCACAGTAAAGTTcaattacatttatatttaacaACACTGCAAATGAATTAAATCAATGATGGCAAACTTGTTACAAAAAGAAGGTTTTAAATCTTACCTTCTCTACCATGAATAATGTAAattggagagagaacgaggaagaggagaagtagAAGGAAAAGAAGCTTAGAGACACCTCAGGAGACTCAAGAAAACCAGTAGTTCCACATTCCCTTATATACCCTACTGTAAGGAGGATAACCACGACCACAGACCACATCTATACCCTTACTTGTCAGCATAActaccaatgcaacaggaaCAAAAAGGGGAAGCAATCTTCATCATTTCATTGTTCCACGTCTACTGAAAGCATCATTTCAATTTGTGAACTACAAGTTCTGGCACGGTTCATGCCACACTACTTTGGCAAACTTACCCCTGTAACCCTGACTCCTCTTGTACTATCCACCAACCCTACCAGACAAATAAGCAAGTAACCAATAAATGTCTCTGAACCATGACCCCTCAACAAACTAAACAACCAATCAAAAAGCTGACCCACCaatcaaccaaacaaacactccTACTAACCTACCTACTTACCACCTAACCAATTAACCAACCTAACACCATTACCCACCAGGCAGCAAAGCAAGCAACCAACAGACCAATCATGTGGACAACCATGGTTTATCTTTATTATATACAATCTTAATTACATACATATGAAATCATGGCATAATGTGACTTGACAGTAATACACCGGTGACTGATCCATTTAAGTATACATCATGTTTTGTAAATGAGTAAAATAGCGTTGTGCAATATCTTTATTTCAGTTTCATCCAAGCACTGTCACGTGTTGGATGGATTTGATAAGAATTAGGGAAGAAGTCAACAaataaaagaggaaaaaaaacataatgtGGTTGATGTTTGAGCTGTCTAGACAGTTTGAAAAGACTATAGAGGATTTAAGTGACGACCAGCCTTTCCTTGTCAGCAATAATAAGGATAAATGTGGGTGAGACTTGTTGAACAGTGGAGACAATGAGAATAAAAGCGAgtggaagagggaaagagagcaggATTGAAGTAGAAGGCAGCAGTGAGAATAGTGATGTATGAAATAACAAATAAATGGACCTCAGAGATGTATGTTGTTAATAAATGAAAGGAAATACAACACTGGGATTAAAGTGACCTTCAAGGACCTTCAAGTCTTTGTTTGAGTATTTCAAAATAACCAAACATTCAGAAAAATACTGAGTCGGGTCTGTCCATGTTGGCTTTCAGCTAGCGGCTCTCCAGGGACACAAGTGGAACAGAAAAATCGGAACAgaacaaaaaaatacacataCTGGCAAATCCATGCCAAGGTGCTTTAGTCAGCTACAACATTATTACAGTATGACAGTAATATACAGTTACCTTTTTAGAATATGATATACAAGTATATGACAGCTATCTTTACACACAGGCATATATATTACTCTAGTAAATTATTTCTTGAAGTGATGATCTTTGTGTTGTATTTAACAAGAACGTATCATGATACAAATGGATTTGGCAAAATGATGTGGATGTAATCTCAACAAGGGAAGGTTGAAGAATACAGTTTGCAGTGATACAATGTTTATCTCAAGGCCTATACGAAGTTTGGCAAAGTGTGGTAAATATCCAAACACCAAATTATAAAAATAATTAGGATAAAATCAGGTAGAAAATGACGATAGAAAATAAATCAAGCCCTCGCATGTGTTTTAGGTTGTAAATTTAATTACAACATTTGATATGTTTATCATTGTGCTATTTAACACTGCAATTCATTAGGTATGTTTGTGGATCAAATCTTTCGGTTTACTGTAGTATCAGTGCTGAGATTAAGATGAAATATACACGACTAAAGAAAGCTTCGCCAAATCTGAAATGTTAAGTGAAACGTATACAACAACATTTTCGATGAatttatttacaaaaaaaaaaacatgaacacaAATATGCACAGTCAGCATTACATgggcacacaaatacacaaagatAGTGAAGAGTGGGACCAAGACAGAGTGGACAGTTTGTGGGATTCCACTGGATCAAACCCTGGATTAGTGGTTTGCTTAGATGATAAAAGTGGCGGTTGGTAGACGATAAACGTTTTGTGCGAAGGGTAAATACGGGCGATCAGATGTCTCGAGCGATCAGTGATTCTTCACACAGTTGTCTTTGGATATAATCACTTCCTAAAAACCAAGTTATTGAAAGTTGCCCATAAAGCGGAAATGTCCGAAAAACAGGAGGTGTCTTTAAACCTGTTGAGTCATCAATCGTGCTTGTCAGGTGCGGTCAGTGGGTGAGCGTGGCAAGATGCAAACTGTCAGGATCAAGAGTGTAGTCAGGGGACATTCCTTTGGACTAAAATCCTTCTATGGTGCTTGTTATTGTTTGAGCTGGTTAGATACTTCAGAGAGTAATGCTGGGTCGAGTTAGCTAGGTGaagcccccccgcccctctgctTCCCGCTGCAGTCTGAGGGGCCAGGGCCTGCTTCCTCCACTACTGCAGGTAGCGATACACCTTGAAGCAGTGGTTACCAGAGTCCGCCACGGCCACGTGTCCGTCGGAGGTGAGGGCCAGGCCCTGGGGCCCGTAGAGCGGGTCAGCTGACGTGTTGATGTAGGACAGGAAGGAGCCCGCGCTGTCAAACAcctgacggaaaaccaaacacacaaacacagaatcacTGTCAGAGAGCCGGGGAGGAAATAGGAGCGTTTTCAGATGCTTTGTCTTGAACGGAATCTTGGCTTTTTGAAATAATTcgcttttgttgttttgttttttgatcTTTAAACTGTGGGGGAAATTCTGACGATACTGTgtaatttgaatagtcaagatgccGGCTTAAGACCATTTTAAACAACTATTGAaatacattcattgtacatatgcCCAAAATTTAATTCACAGTCTTTATTAGGTTTAATTTGTTGTGGTTTCATATCTCCCCCCCTGTATCATTTCAGATTTTTCATCGATTATATATTGCCGATATTCACGGTGCCTCTTAGTAAACAGACTTGGATTTTCATGGACGACGATAATATCAATAATCCCCATTCCTCTGGTCCTGGTCAGTAGAGTGACATCACACAGGGCGGAGCCTCACCTGTATCCGGCTGTTGCCCCAGTCTGCCACGATGATGTTGCCGTTGGCATCCACCGCCACCCCGGTAGGAGCGTTGAACTGGCCGTTCCCCTCCCCGTGTGATCCAAACTTGAACAGGAACTCTCCGTCTGCACTGTACACCTGGGGACAGGAAGTAGAATCAGAACAGGAAGTAGAATCAGAACAGGATGTAGAATCCGAACAGGAAGTAGAATCAGAACAGGAAGTAGAATCAGAACAGGAATTAGACTCAGGCAGCTTGTGTCAAATGTTTTTGTATTACATTTAAGGAATCCGTAATTTATAATCCCTTCCTAAATTGACTGACGTGAAAGAAAATGTACGCCAGCACACATGTAGCGTGATGTGGGCATGTAGGATGGGTGATTGAGAAGGCGACGCCTGATCGTCTCACCTTTACGGAGTGGTTGTGGAAATCTGTCACAACAATCTCATTCTTGTTGTTCACTGCTACAAAGTGTGGACCTAAGGTTGGCGATAGATAAACAGGGGAacgggtagagagagaaagagttaagTGCCGGGAGGGGTGTATGTTCCCAGACTCACCATGTTGGCCAGACTAGGCAGCAGGTAAACATTTGACAAATGTAATTAAATAAGTGAGTCATTGTTTGGTCCATAGTGTTATGACATTATCACACTACAGATCATATTAAATTGCATGAGTTGGGTGATTATACATGGTCATTATCTGAACCATCATTTTTATTTATAATCACAAAATCAGTCTGTTGTTTCAGCATACAGTGTATGTATCATGTTACAAATTGCACAATTTTTCAAGAGAATTGTCTGACAAAAATGCAGGTCATTAAATGTGGCAAATGCTGCCATCATAATCACGGTAATCATGCATAATCATTGCCTCATTAGCGCATAATCCCAGCGGAATTTACATGAATATCTTATTATGCTTTTTTTTCTATACGCAGTCATGGAGCGAGCTGCCAAAATTAGCCGCTGTCAGTCAGAGACACAgtgaggggaacagagagaggaaggagagggaggcacAGAGAGGTGACGGCGTGACGCTCAATACTTACTGAACACAGGGCCAGATCTATTTAAGTTTGCACCACTCTTTTCTAAAGACAAACGGAGAGGggaagaaacagaaagaaaggaTGAGCCAAAacgaggtggaggcagagatgAAGGACCAGCGACCGAGCAAAGAGAGGGAGGCGTGGTCTAATCTACAAGCACACGCGTTCCTATTGGCTCCCAGAGCCACGAGAACCACAAACCACAAAGATGAATCCCCCCGGGTCCTAGCCCCTAACCTATCACCTGCGAACTGGCGGTCAGAAGTCCCCCTGGCTCCAAATTTGGTCACCAGCTTCCCGTTGGCCTGGAAGATGAACACGCAGCACGCCTTGTTGTCGACCGCGATGATGTGTCCGTTCCTGTCCACGGCGACGCCCTTGGGGCCCATCAGCTTGCCAGCTCCAATCTTATTCTGGGATGGTGAGAAACGGGGGCAGCTTTTGTCTAACCACGGTTTAGAAGAATATGTCTTATATACATCTATATATAAAAGTATGAGGAATCTGAAGCAGTCTTTATCAAATGTGTTTAAAATACGTGTTTAATGCTACAGCATGCACAGGGGAAAAACAAAACTTAAAAACAGGGGCTTTCTGGAAGGTATAAAAAAACGATATATAAAGTTTGAATAGTTGTAATAATATGAGGGTGATATTTGTATAGAATGAGAGAGCACACTGCCTCTGCTCAAGTCTCACCTTGAACTTCCCATCAGAGGAGAAGATGCTGACCCATCGGTTGTCGTAGTCCGCCACGATGATGTCACCGTTCATGTCCACGGTGACGCCTGTGGGCCTCTGCAGCTGGCCAGGCGTGCGACCTCTGACCCCGAAGCGCATCTTGAACTGGCCGTCATTGGAGAACACCTGAGGGGACAGGCGGCGTCATTTAAATGTGTAGCTGAATCATATCACATCTCAGGTTCTGTCGCTAGTTTATCACAAGGGTCAGGTGAATTGTTCGTTCAGGAAAATGAATTAAGGAACTGTTATCCTCTCAGGTTTCAGGgggatctgaaacacacacctgtgtgtgtgtgtgtgtgtgtgtgtgcgtgcacctgCTCGTCCGTGCACACACGAGAGGTATCAGATCCCCCGGTGGTGGGCCCTGCGCCGTGCCCCTGATATGAGCTGTCACCCTCTGGGTCAGTCAGGACCGCCCGGCTCCCTCTCCTAaccgtcctcctctcccttcttctgcCCGTCTTCCTCACTTACCTGCCTTCTGTAATGACTTCCTGAATCTCTGTgtcccctttcttctctctctctctctctctctctctctctctctctctctctctctctttccctccctccctccctccctctccctctcacctgtaTACACTGGTTGTTGCTATCGGCTACCACCACTCTGCCGTTGCTGGAGGCAGAGATACCCTGCAGGTTGGTgaactctcccttctctctcccccgagAACctagacagagaaacacacacgcctcaTGTGATTAGGGTCGTTGTCACACACTGTAGGATAGATAAAGAGATTAAGTCATCACACTGATAGGTTGGCTATCTTAAGTAATTGTTTTTATGCCTTGATTATCCCGGGCAATCCCCTTGATAGGTTGGTTATCCTAAGTAAAAGTGTTGATTGCTTGATTATCCTGAGAAATCCCTTAATAGGCTGGTTATCCCAAGTAACCGTGTTGATAGGTTAGTTATCCTGGGGCAATCCCCCTTGATAGGCCGGCTATCCCAAGTAACCGCGTTGATAGGTCGGTTCTCCTGGGGCAACCCCCTCTCGATAGGCCGGGTGGACGGAGGCCCCGCCTTACCCACTCTGTAGATGAGCTCGTCCTCGATGGGGTTCTCCTTCTTCTTGGTGGTGCTGTACATGCTGGAGGGCCGCCTCACCGCCTTCTGCCTCACGTGGCCCCCGGTCCCGCTGGGTGACTTGACCCGCCGCTTCACGTCGTCCGGGGACTGGGGCACGTCGGAGGGCTTGACGGCCCGCAGGCGGAAGGGGCTGCCGCGGACCGGCTGGCCGTACAGCGACAGGGCGAAGGCGTGCTCGCCCTCGGTGCGGAGCACGTAGCCCACCTCGTACGTGCCGTTCTTGTTGTCGGTCACGTCGGGGTCCGCGGCGCGCGAGCCGTCCGCGGCCGTGATCTCGGCCTTCAGGGCGGCGTTGCCGGTCTTCACCAGCT is from Osmerus eperlanus chromosome 27, fOsmEpe2.1, whole genome shotgun sequence and encodes:
- the trim3b gene encoding tripartite motif-containing protein 3b isoform X1, with the translated sequence MSVAMAMRDKASTSPVVRQIDKQFLVCSICLDHYHNPKVLPCLHTFCESCLQNYIPPESLTLSCPVCRQTSILPEKGVSALQNNFFITNLMECVFDQVLQRDPECSRPEACSVLESVSAAAAGKPLSCPNHEGKVMEFYCESCETAMCLDCTEAEHREHVTVPLRDVLEQHKTELKTQLDAIRNRLPQLTAAIELVTEISRQLTERKNEAVAEITGTFEELERALNQRKTALVTDLESICNTKQKVLQAQLSSLLQGKEHIQSSCNFTEQALNHGSATESGLCVQVLLVQKQMSERVAALARHDFPDKPHQNAHLDCQVETEGLRRSIQNLGVLITTAAVGHTSVATGEGLRHAATGQHLSITVTTKDKDGELVKTGNAALKAEITAADGSRAADPDVTDNKNGTYEVGYVLRTEGEHAFALSLYGQPVRGSPFRLRAVKPSDVPQSPDDVKRRVKSPSGTGGHVRQKAVRRPSSMYSTTKKKENPIEDELIYRVGSRGREKGEFTNLQGISASSNGRVVVADSNNQCIQVFSNDGQFKMRFGVRGRTPGQLQRPTGVTVDMNGDIIVADYDNRWVSIFSSDGKFKNKIGAGKLMGPKGVAVDRNGHIIAVDNKACCVFIFQANGKLVTKFGARGTSDRQFAEKSGANLNRSGPVFSPHFVAVNNKNEIVVTDFHNHSVKVYSADGEFLFKFGSHGEGNGQFNAPTGVAVDANGNIIVADWGNSRIQVFDSAGSFLSYINTSADPLYGPQGLALTSDGHVAVADSGNHCFKVYRYLQ
- the trim3b gene encoding tripartite motif-containing protein 3b isoform X4 yields the protein MSVAMAMRDKASTSPVVRQIDKQFLVCSICLDHYHNPKVLPCLHTFCESCLQNYIPPESLTLSCPVCRQTSILPEKGVSALQNNFFITNLMEVLQRDPECSRPEACSVLESVSAAAAGKPLSCPNHEGKVMEFYCESCETAMCLDCTEAEHREHVTVPLRDVLEQHKTELKTQLDAIRNRLPQLTAAIELVTEISRQLTERKNEAVAEITGTFEELERALNQRKTALVTDLESICNTKQKVLQAQLSSLLQGKEHIQSSCNFTEQALNHGSATEVLLVQKQMSERVAALARHDFPDKPHQNAHLDCQVETEGLRRSIQNLGVLITTAAVGHTSVATGEGLRHAATGQHLSITVTTKDKDGELVKTGNAALKAEITAADGSRAADPDVTDNKNGTYEVGYVLRTEGEHAFALSLYGQPVRGSPFRLRAVKPSDVPQSPDDVKRRVKSPSGTGGHVRQKAVRRPSSMYSTTKKKENPIEDELIYRVGSRGREKGEFTNLQGISASSNGRVVVADSNNQCIQVFSNDGQFKMRFGVRGRTPGQLQRPTGVTVDMNGDIIVADYDNRWVSIFSSDGKFKNKIGAGKLMGPKGVAVDRNGHIIAVDNKACCVFIFQANGKLVTKFGARGTSDRQFAEKSGANLNRSGPVFSPHFVAVNNKNEIVVTDFHNHSVKVYSADGEFLFKFGSHGEGNGQFNAPTGVAVDANGNIIVADWGNSRIQVFDSAGSFLSYINTSADPLYGPQGLALTSDGHVAVADSGNHCFKVYRYLQ
- the trim3b gene encoding tripartite motif-containing protein 3b isoform X2; the protein is MSVAMAMRDKASTSPVVRQIDKQFLVCSICLDHYHNPKVLPCLHTFCESCLQNYIPPESLTLSCPVCRQTSILPEKGVSALQNNFFITNLMEVLQRDPECSRPEACSVLESVSAAAAGKPLSCPNHEGKVMEFYCESCETAMCLDCTEAEHREHVTVPLRDVLEQHKTELKTQLDAIRNRLPQLTAAIELVTEISRQLTERKNEAVAEITGTFEELERALNQRKTALVTDLESICNTKQKVLQAQLSSLLQGKEHIQSSCNFTEQALNHGSATESGLCVQVLLVQKQMSERVAALARHDFPDKPHQNAHLDCQVETEGLRRSIQNLGVLITTAAVGHTSVATGEGLRHAATGQHLSITVTTKDKDGELVKTGNAALKAEITAADGSRAADPDVTDNKNGTYEVGYVLRTEGEHAFALSLYGQPVRGSPFRLRAVKPSDVPQSPDDVKRRVKSPSGTGGHVRQKAVRRPSSMYSTTKKKENPIEDELIYRVGSRGREKGEFTNLQGISASSNGRVVVADSNNQCIQVFSNDGQFKMRFGVRGRTPGQLQRPTGVTVDMNGDIIVADYDNRWVSIFSSDGKFKNKIGAGKLMGPKGVAVDRNGHIIAVDNKACCVFIFQANGKLVTKFGARGTSDRQFAEKSGANLNRSGPVFSPHFVAVNNKNEIVVTDFHNHSVKVYSADGEFLFKFGSHGEGNGQFNAPTGVAVDANGNIIVADWGNSRIQVFDSAGSFLSYINTSADPLYGPQGLALTSDGHVAVADSGNHCFKVYRYLQ